Proteins encoded together in one Oxalobacteraceae sp. CFBP 8761 window:
- a CDS encoding TonB-dependent siderophore receptor: MSLSLSLRPSRLVLALSLVFPHAFPAAAMAQEADGGAMPAVRVTAVKAQGFMPNTVEAGSFRGSDVMDVPSTVNVITRDVLELQGAAGLYDAVRNTAGVTRQQNGGDTWDQLVIRGIAVENRTNYRLNGSLPIMNFGQVSMENKERVEVLKGATALYYGFTSPAGVVNFVTKRAGSTPLTTVGAQVDSNGTVVATLDAARRFGVDDAFGVRINAAGGTLGSHLDGVGNGNRGFASGAFDWRVNARVRVRADLEYDKRRVTEQAGVNLPPAVGGVITLPRAVDPRRPVGPDWARFETHARNAQLRADIALNDAWALTLEAGHAETKRDRSLPIFRFNNAASVATGAGRITGNLQHADVDSRMLRAELAGQLRTGSLTHEVTLGASDTDKGQAPIFQTNYTIPAQNLYAPLPVTNFSVGARPATPTTAALDSRDQGLYLVDRISMGSWQFIGGVRRVDYRSTQGVNDYDASETTPMAAVVYRLRDDLSVYASAAEGLEEGEAAPAGTANEGTRMAPGVSKQREVGARWRTAGGLLTQAALFEIERPGYYTNTANVFTADGEQRYRGLELSSQGRILRSVAWQASAQWLDPAFRNINAAYDGKLPENAARRTASTFVAWDLDAVPGLALTAGAYYTGRRPVNDLNQAWLGGTTLLGVGARYIGQFAGKRTTWQLNVDNAADKQYWAGAGTRLSAGLPRLIKLSMKVAL, encoded by the coding sequence ATGTCCCTGTCCCTTTCCCTGCGTCCATCGCGCCTCGTTCTTGCCCTGTCCCTGGTGTTTCCTCATGCGTTTCCGGCAGCAGCGATGGCGCAGGAAGCCGATGGTGGCGCCATGCCGGCAGTGCGCGTAACCGCCGTAAAGGCGCAGGGGTTCATGCCCAACACGGTCGAAGCCGGGAGCTTTCGCGGCAGTGACGTGATGGATGTGCCATCGACCGTCAACGTCATCACGCGCGACGTGCTTGAGCTGCAAGGCGCTGCCGGCCTGTATGACGCAGTGCGCAATACGGCTGGCGTGACGCGCCAGCAAAACGGTGGCGACACATGGGACCAGTTGGTCATCCGTGGCATTGCTGTCGAAAACCGCACGAACTACCGCCTCAATGGCTCGCTGCCGATCATGAACTTCGGCCAGGTGTCGATGGAGAACAAGGAGCGCGTCGAGGTGCTCAAGGGCGCGACGGCGCTGTATTACGGCTTCACGTCGCCGGCCGGCGTCGTCAACTTCGTCACCAAACGCGCCGGCAGCACGCCGCTGACGACCGTCGGCGCCCAGGTCGACAGCAACGGGACGGTCGTCGCCACGCTCGACGCTGCGCGCCGCTTTGGTGTTGATGACGCGTTCGGCGTGCGCATCAACGCAGCCGGCGGCACACTTGGTTCGCACCTCGATGGCGTCGGCAACGGCAACCGCGGCTTCGCCTCCGGCGCATTCGACTGGCGCGTGAATGCCCGCGTGCGCGTGCGCGCCGATCTCGAATACGACAAGCGCCGCGTGACCGAGCAGGCCGGCGTCAATCTGCCGCCGGCCGTGGGCGGGGTGATCACGCTGCCGCGCGCGGTCGATCCGCGCCGTCCCGTCGGCCCCGACTGGGCCAGGTTTGAAACGCATGCACGCAACGCGCAGCTGCGCGCAGACATCGCACTGAATGACGCCTGGGCCTTGACGCTCGAAGCGGGCCACGCCGAAACGAAGCGCGACCGCTCGCTGCCGATCTTCCGCTTCAATAATGCGGCGAGCGTCGCGACCGGGGCCGGGCGCATCACCGGCAACCTGCAGCATGCCGACGTCGATTCGCGCATGCTGCGCGCTGAACTGGCGGGCCAGTTGCGCACGGGTTCCCTGACGCACGAGGTGACGCTCGGCGCGAGCGATACCGACAAGGGGCAGGCGCCGATCTTCCAGACCAACTACACGATCCCCGCACAGAACCTGTATGCGCCGCTGCCGGTGACGAACTTCTCGGTCGGTGCGCGGCCGGCGACGCCCACGACGGCGGCCCTCGATTCGCGCGACCAGGGCCTGTACCTTGTCGATCGCATCAGCATGGGCAGCTGGCAGTTCATCGGTGGCGTGCGGCGCGTCGACTACCGCAGCACGCAGGGCGTGAACGACTACGACGCGAGCGAGACGACGCCGATGGCGGCCGTCGTCTACCGCCTGCGTGACGATCTCTCCGTGTATGCATCGGCGGCCGAAGGCCTGGAAGAGGGCGAGGCCGCACCGGCCGGCACTGCGAACGAGGGCACGCGCATGGCGCCGGGCGTAAGCAAGCAACGCGAAGTTGGCGCGCGCTGGCGCACGGCCGGCGGCTTGCTGACGCAGGCGGCATTGTTCGAGATCGAGCGCCCCGGTTATTACACCAACACCGCGAATGTCTTCACCGCCGACGGCGAGCAGCGCTACCGCGGCCTGGAGCTGTCGTCGCAGGGCCGCATCCTGCGCAGTGTGGCCTGGCAGGCGTCGGCCCAGTGGCTCGATCCGGCCTTCCGCAATATCAACGCCGCGTACGACGGCAAGCTGCCCGAAAATGCGGCGCGCCGCACCGCCAGCACGTTCGTGGCCTGGGACCTCGATGCGGTGCCCGGCCTGGCGCTGACCGCCGGCGCGTACTACACGGGCCGCCGGCCCGTGAATGACCTGAACCAGGCCTGGCTGGGCGGCACGACGCTGTTGGGCGTGGGCGCGCGCTACATCGGCCAGTTCGCTGGCAAGCGCACCACGTGGCAACTCAATGTCGACAATGCGGCCGACAAACAGTACTGGGCCGGCGCCGGCACGCGCCTGAGCGCAGGCTTGCCGCGCCTGATCAAGCTGTCGATGAAGGTCGCGCTGTGA
- a CDS encoding LysR family transcriptional regulator, with translation MNNDLASHLEFFVLLARHGSLSAAARALDLTPPAATKRLAQLEARLGVRLVNRTTRTSSLTPEGETYLHYATRILADLHEMEEAVSSTRAVPRGLLRVNASLGFGRTAIAPLVSTFAQRYPQVEVQLDVTDRPVDLVASGIDLAIRFGELPDQRLVARRIMSNRRLLCASPRYLERHGMPASLADLANHRCIVHRQNDEAHGVWRLEHEGRAVSVKVQGALSSNDGDIVLGWALDGHGILVRSEWDLAKYVDSGRLRIVLPGYVQPEADLFVVYPNKRRQSARARAFIDFLVAHFGA, from the coding sequence GTGAATAATGACCTCGCCTCGCATCTCGAATTCTTCGTGCTGCTGGCCCGCCACGGCAGCCTGAGCGCCGCGGCACGCGCGCTCGACCTCACGCCGCCGGCCGCCACCAAGCGCCTGGCGCAGCTCGAAGCGCGCCTCGGCGTGCGGCTCGTCAATCGCACCACACGCACCAGCAGCCTCACGCCCGAGGGCGAAACCTATCTGCACTACGCGACCCGCATCCTGGCCGACCTGCACGAGATGGAAGAAGCCGTATCGAGCACGCGCGCCGTGCCGCGCGGCCTGCTGCGCGTGAATGCGTCGCTCGGCTTCGGGCGCACGGCGATTGCCCCGCTGGTGTCCACCTTCGCGCAGCGCTATCCGCAGGTGGAGGTGCAGCTCGACGTCACCGACCGGCCGGTGGACCTCGTCGCGAGCGGCATCGACCTGGCGATCCGCTTCGGCGAGTTGCCCGACCAGCGGCTGGTCGCGCGCCGCATCATGTCGAACCGGCGCCTCCTGTGCGCGTCGCCGCGCTACCTCGAACGGCATGGCATGCCCGCCAGCCTGGCGGATCTGGCCAACCACCGCTGCATCGTGCACCGGCAGAACGACGAGGCGCATGGGGTCTGGCGCCTGGAACATGAAGGCCGCGCAGTGTCGGTCAAGGTGCAGGGTGCGCTGTCGAGCAACGATGGCGACATCGTGCTGGGCTGGGCGCTCGATGGCCACGGCATCCTGGTGCGCTCGGAATGGGATCTGGCGAAGTACGTCGACAGCGGCCGGCTGCGCATCGTGCTGCCCGGGTATGTGCAGCCCGAGGCCGACCTGTTCGTCGTCTATCCGAACAAGCGCCGGCAATCGGCGCGGGCACGCGCCTTCATCGATTTTCTGGTGGCGCACTTCGGGGCCTGA
- a CDS encoding NADP-dependent malic enzyme, whose translation MSTDSTLNEAQNTQLRIDALEYHRSPTRGKIEVIATKPLSNQRDLSLAYSPGVAYACEEIAADPATAFDYTSRGNLVAVITNGTAVLGLGNIGPLAAKPVMEGKGCLFKKFAGVDVFDLELDELDPDKLIDAIAMLEPTVGGINLEDIKAPECFYIEKKLRERMNIPVFHDDQHGTAIISTAALLNAMKVVGKDIGQIKLVASGAGAAAIACLDMMVLLGVKQENIYVVDSRGVIWQGRDANMEENKARYAQATDARVLADVVKGADVFLGCSTAGVLTGEMVKTMADKPVILALANPEPEIRPEVAKAARPDVIIATGRSDYPNQVNNVLCFPYIFRGALDCGATRITDEMKLACVTAIAELAEAEASDVVALAYEGQDLAFGPEYIIPKPFDPRLLGAIAPRVAEAAAASGVATRPITDMDAYRDKLGQMIYHTGFFMKPVFDKARADVRKVAYAEATEPRVLRAVQAVVDEGIAHPVLIGDTSVLQRAIKDAGLRLREGADYTVIAAEADTTLQGTRLLAAGTVDALICGMTGCYDDHLEHVRSEIGVAPGAEVLAAMNALVLDKFTLFITDTYVNEQPSAQELAAITRLAAETLQHFGLEPKAALVSHSSQGSSERPSAKRMREARALLAEQSPELAVVGEIHGDAALSEEIRDLYKIDAGYSGSANLLVMPSLDAANILFNVLKVAAGKGVTVGPILLGAAKPVHILSPSATVRRIVNMTALAAAAVK comes from the coding sequence ATGAGCACCGACAGTACGCTGAACGAAGCACAGAACACCCAACTGCGGATCGACGCGCTGGAATACCACCGCAGCCCCACCCGCGGCAAGATCGAAGTGATCGCCACCAAACCGCTGTCGAACCAGCGCGACCTGTCGCTTGCCTATTCGCCGGGCGTGGCCTACGCCTGCGAAGAAATCGCCGCCGATCCGGCCACCGCGTTCGATTACACGTCGCGCGGCAACCTGGTGGCCGTGATCACCAACGGCACCGCGGTGCTGGGCCTGGGGAATATCGGTCCGCTGGCCGCCAAGCCGGTCATGGAAGGCAAGGGCTGCCTGTTCAAGAAATTTGCCGGTGTCGACGTGTTCGACCTGGAACTGGACGAACTCGATCCGGACAAGCTGATCGACGCCATCGCGATGCTCGAACCGACTGTCGGCGGCATTAACCTCGAAGACATCAAGGCGCCGGAATGCTTCTACATCGAGAAGAAGCTGCGCGAGCGCATGAACATCCCGGTCTTCCACGACGACCAGCACGGCACCGCGATCATCTCGACCGCGGCGCTGCTCAATGCGATGAAAGTCGTCGGCAAGGACATCGGCCAGATCAAGCTGGTCGCCTCCGGCGCCGGCGCGGCGGCGATTGCCTGCCTGGACATGATGGTGCTGCTGGGCGTCAAGCAGGAGAACATCTACGTCGTCGACTCGCGCGGTGTGATCTGGCAGGGCCGCGACGCCAATATGGAAGAAAACAAGGCGCGCTATGCGCAGGCAACGGATGCGCGCGTGCTGGCCGATGTCGTCAAGGGCGCCGACGTGTTCCTGGGCTGCTCGACCGCCGGCGTGCTGACGGGCGAGATGGTCAAGACGATGGCCGACAAGCCGGTCATCTTGGCGCTGGCCAATCCCGAACCTGAGATCCGTCCTGAAGTGGCCAAGGCCGCGCGTCCGGACGTCATCATCGCCACGGGCCGTTCGGACTACCCGAACCAGGTCAACAACGTGCTGTGCTTCCCGTACATCTTCCGCGGCGCGCTCGATTGCGGCGCCACGCGCATCACCGACGAAATGAAGCTCGCCTGCGTGACCGCGATCGCCGAACTGGCCGAAGCCGAAGCGAGCGACGTCGTGGCGCTGGCCTACGAAGGCCAGGACCTGGCCTTTGGCCCCGAGTACATCATTCCGAAGCCGTTCGATCCGCGCCTGCTCGGCGCGATCGCGCCACGCGTGGCCGAAGCGGCCGCCGCATCGGGCGTGGCAACGCGCCCGATCACCGACATGGACGCCTACCGCGACAAGCTTGGTCAGATGATCTATCACACCGGGTTCTTCATGAAGCCGGTGTTCGACAAGGCGCGCGCCGATGTGCGCAAGGTGGCCTACGCCGAAGCGACCGAGCCGCGCGTGCTGCGCGCAGTGCAAGCAGTGGTCGATGAGGGCATCGCCCATCCGGTGCTGATCGGCGACACGTCGGTCCTGCAGCGCGCCATCAAGGACGCGGGCCTGCGCCTGCGCGAAGGCGCCGACTACACCGTCATTGCGGCCGAAGCCGATACGACGCTGCAGGGCACGCGCCTGCTGGCGGCGGGCACGGTCGACGCGCTGATCTGCGGCATGACCGGCTGCTACGACGACCATCTGGAGCACGTGCGCAGCGAGATCGGCGTGGCGCCAGGTGCCGAAGTGCTGGCCGCGATGAATGCGCTGGTGCTCGACAAGTTCACGCTGTTCATCACCGACACGTATGTCAACGAGCAGCCGAGCGCCCAGGAGCTGGCCGCCATCACGCGCCTTGCAGCCGAGACGCTGCAGCACTTCGGCCTCGAGCCGAAGGCCGCGCTGGTGTCGCACTCGTCGCAGGGTTCGTCCGAGCGGCCGTCCGCCAAGCGCATGCGCGAAGCGCGCGCGCTGCTGGCCGAGCAGTCGCCCGAACTGGCTGTGGTCGGCGAGATCCACGGCGACGCTGCGCTGTCGGAAGAAATCCGTGATCTGTACAAGATCGACGCAGGCTATTCGGGCAGCGCGAACCTGCTGGTGATGCCGTCGCTGGATGCGGCCAACATCCTGTTCAACGTGCTCAAGGTCGCCGCAGGCAAGGGCGTGACGGTGGGTCCGATCCTGCTGGGCGCGGCCAAGCCGGTACACATCCTGAGCCCGAGCGCCACCGTGCGCCGCATCGTCAACATGACGGCGCTGGCAGCGGCGGCCGTGAAGTAA
- the sugE gene encoding quaternary ammonium compound efflux SMR transporter SugE, protein MVWILLVLAGLFEIVWAVGLKYTEGFTRLWPTVGTVAAMIVSFGLLAHVLKTLPIGTAYAIWTGIGAVGTALVGIIVLGESASPARLACIGMIAAGIVGLKLVSSH, encoded by the coding sequence ATGGTCTGGATACTCCTGGTCCTCGCAGGACTGTTTGAAATTGTCTGGGCCGTTGGCCTGAAATACACGGAAGGCTTCACGCGTCTGTGGCCAACAGTCGGCACGGTCGCCGCCATGATCGTCAGTTTTGGCCTGTTGGCCCACGTGCTCAAGACGCTGCCGATCGGTACCGCCTACGCGATCTGGACGGGAATCGGCGCCGTCGGCACGGCGCTGGTGGGCATCATCGTGCTTGGCGAATCGGCGTCACCGGCGCGGCTGGCGTGCATCGGCATGATCGCGGCGGGCATCGTCGGGCTCAAGCTCGTTTCTTCACATTGA
- a CDS encoding cold-shock protein has product MTTQTGTVKWFNDAKGFGFITPDGGGDDLFAHFQDIQSEGFKSLAENQRVSFERSTGPKGEKAGNICAI; this is encoded by the coding sequence ATGACTACCCAAACCGGCACCGTAAAATGGTTCAACGACGCAAAAGGCTTCGGCTTCATCACGCCTGATGGCGGCGGCGACGATCTGTTTGCGCACTTCCAGGATATTCAATCGGAAGGCTTCAAGAGCCTGGCCGAAAATCAGCGCGTGTCGTTCGAGCGCTCGACCGGCCCTAAAGGCGAAAAAGCCGGCAACATCTGCGCAATCTGA
- a CDS encoding LysR family transcriptional regulator, which translates to MAFDLDNVRAFLAAIDHGSFSAAARALGRVPSAVSMAIANLEAQLDVQLFDRTGRNPTPTAQALALLPQARLLAEGLQRLNVHALSLSRGLEASVTLALVPELQDTVPWSAALHALALEHPLLQVEVLTAPQADALAMVRSGRADLALVFERYGAAPYQAFQEVAEERLVAVAARSHPMFKGGEQAQVRDTDLLLQRQIVVAGRDTDQVDQRIAMSSLQWKTDSPIAALALVKAGLGWAWLPSSQVREAVQGGELVEIPMANLTNVLRFFVDIVWTEERPLGMAATRFIELLNEQKM; encoded by the coding sequence ATGGCGTTTGACCTCGACAACGTAAGAGCCTTCCTGGCAGCGATCGACCACGGCTCGTTTTCCGCGGCCGCACGCGCACTTGGTCGCGTGCCGTCGGCCGTCAGCATGGCGATCGCGAATCTGGAAGCGCAGCTTGACGTGCAGCTGTTCGACCGTACGGGCCGCAACCCGACACCGACCGCGCAGGCACTGGCGCTGCTGCCCCAGGCGCGCCTGCTGGCTGAGGGTTTGCAGCGCCTGAACGTGCATGCGCTGTCACTGAGCCGGGGCCTGGAAGCGTCGGTCACGCTGGCGCTCGTGCCCGAACTCCAGGACACCGTGCCATGGAGCGCCGCGCTGCATGCGCTGGCGCTCGAGCATCCGCTGCTGCAGGTCGAGGTGCTGACCGCGCCGCAGGCCGATGCGCTGGCCATGGTGCGCAGCGGGCGCGCCGACCTGGCACTTGTCTTTGAGCGATATGGCGCGGCGCCCTATCAGGCATTCCAGGAAGTAGCCGAGGAGCGCCTGGTAGCGGTCGCGGCGCGCTCCCATCCGATGTTCAAGGGGGGCGAGCAGGCGCAGGTGCGCGACACCGATCTGCTGCTGCAGCGCCAGATCGTCGTGGCGGGACGCGACACCGACCAGGTGGACCAGCGCATCGCAATGTCGTCGCTGCAGTGGAAGACCGATAGCCCGATCGCCGCGCTGGCACTGGTCAAGGCGGGCCTGGGCTGGGCGTGGCTGCCATCGAGCCAGGTGCGCGAGGCCGTGCAGGGCGGTGAGCTGGTCGAGATCCCCATGGCCAATCTCACCAACGTGCTGCGCTTTTTCGTCGACATCGTGTGGACTGAAGAACGGCCGCTGGGCATGGCAGCAACGCGCTTCATCGAACTCTTGAACGAGCAGAAAATGTGA
- a CDS encoding PepSY domain-containing protein: MPSLRAVWFQLHWFVGITAGTLLAVIGLTGAIMAFEDELLDVFNPGVMTVDAEARPPLEPAQLLQAAQRARPGERVVSIVLEADPGSTALVRFAAPPGERRGPDVRVHPYSGAVLPSLRFEAAFNWVEELHRWLLLPRAPGRLVLGILALCLVGLALSGLYLRWPRKPANWRTWLTFNTSLRGRSFLWALHAIAGTWALVAYLIVGGTGIYWSFDVVRDTVQGWAGNERRAATETMAKPRERKRAATPDGPAALDPAWNTFLAHAPNWASATIRLPERGSGAYQLTWIAQDGPHERARNRMSLRASDGALLKNETYGAQTLGQRALTTIRPLHTGSYFGLPGRVIMMLASLALPGFAITGWLLYLGRRRQQRALARERALAMTSEPITPGAGAPILLAFATQGGQAERIALHSAAALRAGGRAVDLRAVSALSPGELAGYDHALFVAATFGDGEAPDAARRFTRELHAGPLVLAGCKYAVLALGDRNYARYCGYGIALDERLGALGATALFPRIDVDQGDAAALGRWMHALGTLGAAAGTQPAANDPAPMTDWRLVARTLLNPGSLGAPLYEIVLQTTADQQWQAGDLLDVAARHTSATVDAWLAASGLDGAARVTWQGEPQPLREALAWSELPGVGHPFASTQECADALKPLAPRRYSIAGIPQDGALTLLVRQQRHEQGMGLASGWLTAHLAVGGLVRARLATNPGFHGPQDARPCIYIGNGSGMAGLRAHLRSRVLAGQHRNWLLFGERQRAFDSLCIGEIAAWRAAGALPECDLVFSRDDAPEYVQDRLRARADTLYEWVERDAVIHVCGSLQGMAGEVDAALAAILGETGRDRLIDAGRYRRDVY; the protein is encoded by the coding sequence CTGCCGTCGCTGCGCGCGGTCTGGTTCCAGCTGCACTGGTTCGTCGGCATCACGGCCGGCACGCTGCTGGCTGTCATCGGGCTGACCGGCGCCATCATGGCGTTCGAGGACGAACTGCTGGACGTGTTCAATCCGGGCGTCATGACGGTCGACGCCGAAGCACGTCCGCCCCTGGAACCTGCACAGCTGCTGCAGGCGGCGCAGCGTGCACGTCCCGGGGAGCGTGTGGTGAGCATCGTGCTGGAAGCGGATCCGGGCAGCACGGCGCTGGTGCGCTTTGCCGCACCGCCGGGCGAGCGGCGCGGTCCGGACGTGCGCGTGCACCCGTACAGCGGCGCCGTCTTGCCGTCGCTGCGTTTCGAGGCCGCGTTCAACTGGGTCGAGGAACTGCATCGCTGGCTGCTGCTGCCGCGCGCGCCGGGCCGTCTCGTGCTGGGCATTCTGGCGCTGTGCCTGGTGGGTCTCGCGCTCAGCGGCCTGTATCTGCGCTGGCCGCGCAAACCCGCCAACTGGCGCACGTGGCTGACCTTCAATACCAGCCTGCGGGGCCGCTCGTTCCTGTGGGCGCTGCACGCGATTGCCGGCACCTGGGCGCTGGTGGCTTATCTGATCGTCGGTGGCACTGGCATCTACTGGAGTTTTGACGTCGTGCGCGACACGGTGCAGGGCTGGGCCGGCAACGAGCGCCGGGCCGCGACCGAGACGATGGCGAAGCCACGCGAACGCAAGCGCGCAGCAACGCCGGATGGACCGGCCGCACTCGATCCGGCCTGGAACACCTTCCTCGCGCACGCGCCAAACTGGGCCAGCGCGACGATCCGCCTGCCGGAACGGGGCAGCGGCGCCTACCAGCTGACATGGATTGCGCAGGACGGCCCGCACGAGCGCGCCCGTAACCGCATGTCGCTTCGCGCCAGCGACGGCGCACTGCTCAAGAACGAGACCTACGGCGCGCAAACCCTTGGCCAGCGCGCCTTGACCACGATCCGGCCGCTGCACACGGGCAGCTATTTCGGCTTGCCGGGGCGGGTCATCATGATGCTGGCCAGCCTGGCCTTGCCCGGCTTTGCCATCACCGGCTGGCTGCTGTACCTGGGCCGGCGCCGCCAGCAGCGTGCACTGGCGCGCGAACGGGCGCTTGCCATGACGAGCGAACCCATAACGCCAGGCGCCGGCGCACCGATTCTGCTGGCCTTTGCGACCCAGGGCGGCCAGGCTGAACGGATCGCGCTGCACAGCGCCGCGGCGCTGCGCGCCGGTGGCCGCGCGGTCGATCTGCGTGCGGTGTCGGCGCTCAGTCCGGGCGAACTGGCTGGCTACGACCACGCGCTGTTCGTGGCGGCGACCTTCGGCGACGGCGAGGCGCCGGATGCCGCGCGCCGCTTCACACGCGAGCTGCATGCAGGGCCGCTGGTGCTGGCCGGGTGCAAGTACGCGGTGCTGGCGCTGGGCGACCGCAATTACGCGCGCTACTGCGGTTACGGCATCGCGCTTGACGAGCGCCTCGGGGCGCTGGGCGCCACGGCGCTGTTCCCACGGATCGATGTCGACCAGGGCGACGCTGCGGCGCTGGGCCGCTGGATGCATGCGCTGGGCACACTGGGTGCGGCCGCCGGCACGCAGCCCGCTGCCAATGACCCGGCACCGATGACCGACTGGCGCCTTGTCGCGCGCACGCTGTTGAATCCCGGTAGTCTGGGCGCGCCGCTGTATGAAATCGTGCTGCAGACGACGGCAGATCAGCAGTGGCAGGCCGGCGACCTGCTTGATGTCGCGGCGCGCCACACTTCGGCGACCGTCGACGCCTGGCTGGCGGCCAGCGGCCTGGATGGCGCGGCGCGCGTGACCTGGCAGGGCGAACCCCAGCCGCTGCGCGAGGCGCTGGCCTGGAGCGAACTGCCCGGCGTCGGGCATCCATTCGCATCGACGCAGGAATGCGCCGATGCACTCAAACCGCTGGCGCCGCGCCGTTATTCCATTGCCGGCATCCCGCAGGACGGCGCATTGACGCTGCTCGTGCGCCAGCAGCGCCACGAGCAGGGGATGGGCCTGGCATCCGGCTGGCTGACTGCGCATCTCGCCGTCGGCGGGCTGGTCCGCGCAAGGCTGGCGACGAACCCGGGCTTCCATGGTCCGCAGGATGCGCGGCCCTGCATCTATATCGGCAACGGCTCGGGCATGGCCGGCCTGCGCGCGCACCTGCGCAGCCGCGTGCTGGCCGGGCAGCACCGCAACTGGCTGCTGTTCGGCGAACGTCAGCGCGCCTTCGACAGCCTGTGCATCGGCGAGATCGCCGCGTGGCGCGCCGCCGGCGCGCTGCCGGAATGCGATCTGGTATTTTCGCGCGACGACGCGCCCGAGTATGTGCAGGACCGCCTGCGCGCACGCGCCGACACGCTGTACGAATGGGTCGAGCGCGATGCGGTCATCCATGTCTGCGGCAGCCTGCAGGGTATGGCGGGGGAGGTCGATGCGGCGCTCGCGGCGATTCTCGGCGAGACCGGGCGCGATCGCCTCATCGACGCAGGGCGTTACCGGCGCGACGTGTACTGA
- a CDS encoding nitroreductase family protein, giving the protein MQTEYPAGADDFLTILAARRNYTLRRLVAPGPDDADLRHIVEAGAQAPDHGLLRPWRFILIPQHKRHLLGDVFAAAVLARDPACGDEALATAHDKALRAPCLLVAVLRDEAGTIIPTHEKLVSLGCAIQNMLVAGQLLGFASGLASGAAMDFAGMRTLLGLDAHEQAICFIGLGTASTIKAPRARPDVSQFLSSL; this is encoded by the coding sequence ATGCAAACCGAGTATCCGGCTGGCGCCGACGATTTCCTGACCATCCTGGCCGCGCGGCGCAACTATACGCTGCGCCGTCTCGTTGCGCCCGGCCCGGACGATGCGGATCTGCGGCACATCGTCGAAGCCGGCGCGCAGGCGCCCGACCATGGCCTGCTGCGACCGTGGCGCTTCATCCTGATCCCGCAGCACAAGCGGCATCTGCTGGGTGACGTGTTTGCCGCCGCCGTGCTGGCGCGCGATCCGGCCTGCGGCGACGAGGCGCTCGCCACGGCGCACGACAAGGCCCTGCGCGCGCCATGCCTGCTGGTGGCGGTGCTGCGCGACGAAGCGGGCACCATCATCCCGACACACGAAAAACTCGTTTCGCTTGGTTGCGCGATCCAGAACATGCTGGTGGCTGGTCAACTGCTTGGCTTTGCAAGTGGCCTGGCCAGCGGCGCAGCGATGGATTTTGCGGGCATGCGCACGTTGCTTGGGCTGGATGCGCACGAGCAGGCCATCTGCTTCATTGGCCTTGGCACCGCTTCGACCATCAAGGCGCCGCGCGCGCGGCCGGATGTGAGCCAATTCCTCAGCAGTTTATGA